From the Misgurnus anguillicaudatus chromosome 17, ASM2758022v2, whole genome shotgun sequence genome, one window contains:
- the lrrfip1a gene encoding uncharacterized protein lrrfip1a isoform X20, translating into MGSQGPGRKRTPSKNGMTGEEDALNLIAREAEARLAAKRAARAEAREIRMKELERQQKEVSDDEERMSVGSRSSMRTDDRIERDYLEKGSSRASTISGATLTSLGGTSSRRGSGDTTITADTEASIREIKEIHELKDQIQDVEAKHMQNLKEMKDSLLEVEDKYRKAMVSNAQLDNEKTNLIYEVDTLKDSLMELEEMLSETRRELEEKSKDLEREKHAHSILQFQFSELKETLKQSEELLTEIRQLRMKQDGFVREISDLQETIEWKNKKIGALERQKEFSDAIRNERDELRDEVVQLKDILKKHGIVLGPDLTTNGETGEELGQGDQNSQTSSAEIREGSSVLGTQQLKICKDQKDLDEEVQENHDSLISTKTSLETNDNGDLRDEVNQSVEQQSDNKQSEEPPSSVDNDEVTTTSPMVEIKAEQLVLEDSRDNTVESECEVHTDGPVEENQQETTICAKHSQKIEKETSVELVSGPVLDENQPSESVSKPVEKPAESSEKEKAPQTQGASASNKKRRKKKKGKQKQKQNDKQDSETKICDTSEKILNEDNPDQKLESDPEGSHEEQLGNDASTAVHTEVPADSHDDTKNIKTDRDEIISMDTVPADDARDQFRVITDVVDSGETSNPKTDFDCPESATVNSISNLTDVNNDQTKDSTNLAQEISSDKEALLSHELSDKSMDAVDSCVENLESSSISNNIEKSLLVDDKEGKSHVDSDGVEEKPMIQIIDPGETTFPGDHDESAPICHSSSSVIEKVENECEKLIQEQPTIPTDQELENNLQNTIEVEQKEIKTQTDQAELVEEALIMPSKEVFSGDNNIDTAVTESQVPEKCEGEEERSLHDELPAEVQCTGENEADQESIELGDSHHESKLEKGEDENKTSCQGQVMLDTLPEDKDIMVGKGEEDGKKTSVQDEVMVETQPTGKVEDIVLKKGDEDIKEKSVQDQVMVETQPPGENEDILVGKTEEDEKKESVQGQVMLDTQVSMEDKAILVEKVEEDEKERSVQNQVMLETQPTEKNEEILSDKEDEKEGSVQDQVMLETQTTGKDEDILLKKGEGAHEKEESVQGQIMLDTQPPGENKDIPVEKGEEEKEEPVQDQVMIDTQLSGEDEGILVESVTVSPEQKEEEEEDEGEAFDFDEMDLEASSEDPLKQCQDKPNEEVTLLKESMQEDQIKKDGEPLEPKNQMDDGQTIQNPQTTTEVEACLTEDSQVDQKDIEPNQQQHDTSESKECTFEEHKQGSEELRHNEGADLTSEIETKNVEQEKNSNIIQEDQEPNISREQEVEKPTAGNGKEDDRKESKKSAKKGKGKGKEDCKMS; encoded by the exons GTGTCAGATGATGAAGAACGGATGTCAGTGGGGAGCAGGAGCAGCATGCGG actgatgACCGGATAGAGCGTGACTACTTGGAAAAg GGCTCTTCACGAGCATCCACGATATCTGGCGCCACTCTTACCTCTCTGGGTGGGACGTCCTCACGAAGAGGAAGTGGAGATACAACCATCACTGCAGACACAGAAGCCTCTATACGGGAAATCAAG GAGATCCATGAGCTTAAGGATCAAATTCAAGATGTGGAGGCGAAGCACATGCAGAACCTCAAAGAGATGAAG GATTCCTTGTTGGAAGTCGAGGATAAGTATCGGAAGGCCATGGTATCCAATGCACAGCTAGACAATGAGAAAACCAATCTGATATATGAAGTGGACACTTTAAAAGACTCTTTAATGGAACTGGAGGAAATGCTCTCTGAAACACGCCGTGAGCTTGAGGAGAAGAGTAAG gACCTTGAACGAGAGAAGCATGCACATAGTATACTTCAGTTTCAGTTCAGTGAATTAAAAGAGACGTTGAAACAAAGTGAAGAACTGCTAACT GAAATCCGTCAGTTACGAATGAAGCAAGATGGCTTTGTTAGAGAGATTTCTGACCTTCAGGAAACTATTGAAtggaagaataaaaaaattggg GCATTAGAGAGGCAGAAGGAATTTTCTGATGCCATTCGAAATGAGAGAGACGAACTCAGAGATGAGGTCGTTCAGCtcaaagatattttaaag AAACATGGTATTGTTCTTGGACCCGATCTAACCACCAATGGAGAAACAGGTGAAGAACTGGGACAGGGCGACCAGAATTCTCAAACATCGTCTGCTGAGATCCGAGAGGGCAGTAGTGTACTAG GCACTCAACAGTTGAAGATCTGTAAAGACCAAAAAGATTTGGATGAGGAGGTGCAAGAGAATCATGACTCGTTGATTTCTACAAAGACATCTTTAGAAACAAATGACAATGGAGACCTTAGGGATGAAGTGAACCAAAGTGTAGAGCAGCAGTCTGATAACAAACAGTCTGAAGAACCTCCAAGTTCTGTTGATAATGATGAGGTAACTACAACCAGTCCTATGGTTGAGATCAAAGCAGAACAGCTTGTATTGGAAGACTCAAGAGATAATACTGTGGAATCAGAGTGTGAGGTTCACACCGATGGACCTGTGGAGGAAAATCAACAAGAGACCACTATATGTGCCAAACATAGTCAGAAAATTGAAAAAGAAACTTCTGTAGAATTAGTCTCTGGTCCAGTGCTTGATGAAAATCAACCAAGTGAGTCAGTTAGCAAGCCTGTGGAGAAACCTGCTGAATCATCTGAAAAAGAGAAAGCTCCACAGACTCAAGGTGCCAGTGCTTCAAATAAAAAGaggagaaagaaaaagaaaggcaaacagaaacagaaacaaaatgATAAGCAGGATAGTGAAACAAAGATATGTGATACAAGTGAAAAGATTTTAAATGAGGATAATCCAGACCAAAAACTGGAAAGTGATCCAGAGGGAAGCCATGAAGAGCAACTAGGGAATGACGCATCTACAGCAGTGCATACAGAAGTCCCAGCTGATTCACATGACGatacaaaaaacattaaaacagacCGTGATGAAATAATAAGCATGGATACAGTACCTGCAGATGATGCTAGAGATCAGTTTCGAGTAATCACAGATGTGGTTGATTCAGGAGAAACTTCTAACCCCAAAACAGATTTTGATTGTCCTGAATCTGCAACTGTCAACAGTATCTCTAACCTAACAGATGTTAATAATGACCAAACTAAAGATTCAACAAATCTTGCCCAAGAAATTTCTTCAGACAAAGAAGCTTTACTGTCTCATGAACTTTCTGATAAGTCCATGGATGCCGTTGACAGTTGTGTGGAAAATCTTGAGTCCAGCAGTATTTCTAATAATATTGAGAAGTCTTTGTTGGTGGATGACAAGGAAGGGAAGAGCCATGTGGACAGTGATGGAGTAGAAGAGAAGCCAATGATTCAAATAATTGATCCAGGAGAGACCACTTTCCCTGGAGATCACGATGAGTCAGCTCCAATATGTCATTCCTCTTCATCTGTTATAGAAAAAGTAGAAAATGAATGTGAAAAGCTAATCCAGGAACAACCAACAATACCCACTGATCAGGAGTTGGAAAACAATCTCCAAAATACTATTGAAGTGGAGCAGAAAGAGATTAAGACACAGACGGATCAAGCTGAATTGGTTGAAGAAGCTCTTATAATGCCTAGCAAAGAAGTATTCAGTGGAGACAATAATATAGACACTGCTGTAACTGAATCTCAGGTTCCAGAAAAGTGTGAAGGTGAGGAAGAAAGATCATTGCATGATGAGCTTCCAGCTGAGGTTCAATGTACTGGAGAGAATGAGGCAGATCAGGAATCAATAGAGTTAGGAGACTCCCACCATGAATCCAAGTTAGAAAAAGGTGAGGAtgagaacaaaacatcatgccAGGGTCAGGTTATGCTTGATACACTGCCTGAGGATAAGGATATTATGGTGGGAAAAGGTGAGGAGGATGGCAAGAAAACATCAGTCCAAGACGAGGTTATGGTTGAAACGCAACCAACTGGAAAGGTTGAAGATATTGTGCTGAAGAAAGGTGATGAGGATATAAAGGAAAAATCAGTCCAAGATCAGGTTATGGTTGAAACCCAACCACCTGGGGAGAATGAAGATATTCTGGTGGGAAAAACTGAGGAGGATGAAAAGAAAGAATCAGTTCAAGGTCAGGTTATGCTTGATACGCAAGTTTCTATGGAGGATAAGGCTATTCTGGTGGAAAAAGTTGAGGAAGATGAGAAGGAGAGATCAGTTCAGAATCAGGTTATGCTTGAAACACAACCGACTGAAAAGAATGAAGAAATTCTGTCGGATAAAGAGGATGAGAAGGAAGGATCAGTCCAAGATCAGGTTATGCTTGAAACACAAACGACTGGAAAGGATGAAGACATTCTGCTAAAGAAAGGTGAGGGTGCGCATGAGAAGGAAGAATCAGTCCAAGGTCAAATTATGCTTGATACACAACCACCTGGAGAGAACAAAGATATTCCGGTCGAGAAAGGAGAAGAAGAGAAGGAAGAACCAGTTCAAGATCAGGTTATGATTGACACACAGCTGTCTGGAGAGGATGAAGGCATTTTGGTTGAGTCAGTTACAGTTTCTCCAGAGCAGaaggaagaagaggaggaagatGAAGGAGAGGCATTTGATTTTGATGAAATGGATCTGGAAGCATCATCAGAAGACCCTTTGAAACAATGTCAAGATAAACCAAATGAAGAAGTTACTCTCTTAAAAGAAAGCATGCAAGAAGACCAGATTAAAAAAGATGGTGAACCTCTGGAACCAAAAAACCAAATGGATGATGGACAAACCATTCAAAACccacaaacaacaacagaggTAGAAGCTTGTTTAACAGAGGACAGTCAAGTTGACCAGAAAGACATTGAACCTAATCAACAACAGCATGATACGTCTGAAAGTAAAGAATGTACATTTGAGGAACATAAGCAAGGATCAGAAGAACTGAGGCACAATGAAGGAGCTGATCTTACCTCAGAAATAGAGACAAAAAATGTAGAACAGGAGAAgaatagtaacattatacaagAAGACCAGGAACCAAACATATCAAGAGAGCAGGAAGTTGAAAAACCAACAGCAGGGAACGGCAAGGAAGATGATAGAAAGGAGTCTAAGAAAAGTGCCAAGAAAGGGAAAGGCAAGGGGAAAGAAGACTGTAAAATGTCTTAA
- the lrrfip1a gene encoding uncharacterized protein lrrfip1a isoform X16, producing MSVGSRSSMRLDLDAPGAYGGLSQAASSSHSQKKSKKKKKHSSKTSNGYDDDFSPLSSRNSRLSDESKRSRSSRLDLQSSLYNSEPYSSSNYSSKHQGLSYNGYQGSVYEDSLYSGSRRSVARTSSEYRGSSSRTSSRANSACGSPVEDCSSSVSSYIRSGSISGLSRDLDHVIIPDLPDVNGRLSMTDDRIERDYLEKGSSRASTISGATLTSLGGTSSRRGSGDTTITADTEASIREIKEIHELKDQIQDVEAKHMQNLKEMKDSLLEVEDKYRKAMVSNAQLDNEKTNLIYEVDTLKDSLMELEEMLSETRRELEEKSKDLEREKHAHSILQFQFSELKETLKQSEELLTEIRQLRMKQDGFVREISDLQETIEWKNKKIGALERQKEFSDAIRNERDELRDEVVQLKDILKKHGIVLGPDLTTNGETGEELGQGDQNSQTSSAEIREGSSVLGTQQLKICKDQKDLDEEVQENHDSLISTKTSLETNDNGDLRDEVNQSVEQQSDNKQSEEPPSSVDNDEVTTTSPMVEIKAEQLVLEDSRDNTVESECEVHTDGPVEENQQETTICAKHSQKIEKETSVELVSGPVLDENQPSESVSKPVEKPAESSEKEKAPQTQGASASNKKRRKKKKGKQKQKQNDKQDSETKICDTSEKILNEDNPDQKLESDPEGSHEEQLGNDASTAVHTEVPADSHDDTKNIKTDRDEIISMDTVPADDARDQFRVITDVVDSGETSNPKTDFDCPESATVNSISNLTDVNNDQTKDSTNLAQEISSDKEALLSHELSDKSMDAVDSCVENLESSSISNNIEKSLLVDDKEGKSHVDSDGVEEKPMIQIIDPGETTFPGDHDESAPICHSSSSVIEKVENECEKLIQEQPTIPTDQELENNLQNTIEVEQKEIKTQTDQAELVEEALIMPSKEVFSGDNNIDTAVTESQVPEKCEGEEERSLHDELPAEVQCTGENEADQESIELGDSHHESKLEKGEDENKTSCQGQVMLDTLPEDKDIMVGKGEEDGKKTSVQDEVMVETQPTGKVEDIVLKKGDEDIKEKSVQDQVMVETQPPGENEDILVGKTEEDEKKESVQGQVMLDTQVSMEDKAILVEKVEEDEKERSVQNQVMLETQPTEKNEEILSDKEDEKEGSVQDQVMLETQTTGKDEDILLKKGEGAHEKEESVQGQIMLDTQPPGENKDIPVEKGEEEKEEPVQDQVMIDTQLSGEDEGILVESVTVSPEQKEEEEEDEGEAFDFDEMDLEASSEDPLKQCQDKPNEEVTLLKESMQEDQIKKDGEPLEPKNQMDDGQTIQNPQTTTEVEACLTEDSQVDQKDIEPNQQQHDTSESKECTFEEHKQGSEELRHNEGADLTSEIETKNVEQEKNSNIIQEDQEPNISREQEVEKPTAGNGKEDDRKESKKSAKKGKGKGKEDCKMS from the exons ATGTCAGTGGGGAGCAGGAGCAGCATGCGG CTGGACTTGGATGCTCCTGGTGCTTATGGCGGG CTTTCCCAGGCCGCCTCCTCCTCTCATTCACAGAAGAAGTCtaagaaaaagaagaaacatTCTTCCAAGACT AGCAACGGCTATGATGATGATTTCAGCCCATTATCTAGTCGG AACTCCAGACTCAGTGATGAGAGCAAAAGGTCTCGCTCCTCGAGACTTGATCTGCAGTCG AGTCTCTACAATTCTGAACCATACAGCAGCAGTAATTATTCCTCTAAACATCAAGGCCTCTCCTACAATGGCTACCAG GGCTCTGTATATGAGGACAGTCTCTACAGCGGCTCTCGACGCTCCGTTGCTCGTACT TCATCTGAATACAGAGGTTCAAGCTCTAGGACCTCATCCAGGGCAAATTCTGCGTGCGGCAGCCCTGTG GAGGACTGCAGCAGTTCAGTGTCTAGTTATATACGCAGCGGTAGTATCAGTGGTCTTTCTAGAGATCTTGACCATGTCATTATCCCTGACCTGCCGGATGTTAATGGAAGACTGTCTATG actgatgACCGGATAGAGCGTGACTACTTGGAAAAg GGCTCTTCACGAGCATCCACGATATCTGGCGCCACTCTTACCTCTCTGGGTGGGACGTCCTCACGAAGAGGAAGTGGAGATACAACCATCACTGCAGACACAGAAGCCTCTATACGGGAAATCAAG GAGATCCATGAGCTTAAGGATCAAATTCAAGATGTGGAGGCGAAGCACATGCAGAACCTCAAAGAGATGAAG GATTCCTTGTTGGAAGTCGAGGATAAGTATCGGAAGGCCATGGTATCCAATGCACAGCTAGACAATGAGAAAACCAATCTGATATATGAAGTGGACACTTTAAAAGACTCTTTAATGGAACTGGAGGAAATGCTCTCTGAAACACGCCGTGAGCTTGAGGAGAAGAGTAAG gACCTTGAACGAGAGAAGCATGCACATAGTATACTTCAGTTTCAGTTCAGTGAATTAAAAGAGACGTTGAAACAAAGTGAAGAACTGCTAACT GAAATCCGTCAGTTACGAATGAAGCAAGATGGCTTTGTTAGAGAGATTTCTGACCTTCAGGAAACTATTGAAtggaagaataaaaaaattggg GCATTAGAGAGGCAGAAGGAATTTTCTGATGCCATTCGAAATGAGAGAGACGAACTCAGAGATGAGGTCGTTCAGCtcaaagatattttaaag AAACATGGTATTGTTCTTGGACCCGATCTAACCACCAATGGAGAAACAGGTGAAGAACTGGGACAGGGCGACCAGAATTCTCAAACATCGTCTGCTGAGATCCGAGAGGGCAGTAGTGTACTAG GCACTCAACAGTTGAAGATCTGTAAAGACCAAAAAGATTTGGATGAGGAGGTGCAAGAGAATCATGACTCGTTGATTTCTACAAAGACATCTTTAGAAACAAATGACAATGGAGACCTTAGGGATGAAGTGAACCAAAGTGTAGAGCAGCAGTCTGATAACAAACAGTCTGAAGAACCTCCAAGTTCTGTTGATAATGATGAGGTAACTACAACCAGTCCTATGGTTGAGATCAAAGCAGAACAGCTTGTATTGGAAGACTCAAGAGATAATACTGTGGAATCAGAGTGTGAGGTTCACACCGATGGACCTGTGGAGGAAAATCAACAAGAGACCACTATATGTGCCAAACATAGTCAGAAAATTGAAAAAGAAACTTCTGTAGAATTAGTCTCTGGTCCAGTGCTTGATGAAAATCAACCAAGTGAGTCAGTTAGCAAGCCTGTGGAGAAACCTGCTGAATCATCTGAAAAAGAGAAAGCTCCACAGACTCAAGGTGCCAGTGCTTCAAATAAAAAGaggagaaagaaaaagaaaggcaaacagaaacagaaacaaaatgATAAGCAGGATAGTGAAACAAAGATATGTGATACAAGTGAAAAGATTTTAAATGAGGATAATCCAGACCAAAAACTGGAAAGTGATCCAGAGGGAAGCCATGAAGAGCAACTAGGGAATGACGCATCTACAGCAGTGCATACAGAAGTCCCAGCTGATTCACATGACGatacaaaaaacattaaaacagacCGTGATGAAATAATAAGCATGGATACAGTACCTGCAGATGATGCTAGAGATCAGTTTCGAGTAATCACAGATGTGGTTGATTCAGGAGAAACTTCTAACCCCAAAACAGATTTTGATTGTCCTGAATCTGCAACTGTCAACAGTATCTCTAACCTAACAGATGTTAATAATGACCAAACTAAAGATTCAACAAATCTTGCCCAAGAAATTTCTTCAGACAAAGAAGCTTTACTGTCTCATGAACTTTCTGATAAGTCCATGGATGCCGTTGACAGTTGTGTGGAAAATCTTGAGTCCAGCAGTATTTCTAATAATATTGAGAAGTCTTTGTTGGTGGATGACAAGGAAGGGAAGAGCCATGTGGACAGTGATGGAGTAGAAGAGAAGCCAATGATTCAAATAATTGATCCAGGAGAGACCACTTTCCCTGGAGATCACGATGAGTCAGCTCCAATATGTCATTCCTCTTCATCTGTTATAGAAAAAGTAGAAAATGAATGTGAAAAGCTAATCCAGGAACAACCAACAATACCCACTGATCAGGAGTTGGAAAACAATCTCCAAAATACTATTGAAGTGGAGCAGAAAGAGATTAAGACACAGACGGATCAAGCTGAATTGGTTGAAGAAGCTCTTATAATGCCTAGCAAAGAAGTATTCAGTGGAGACAATAATATAGACACTGCTGTAACTGAATCTCAGGTTCCAGAAAAGTGTGAAGGTGAGGAAGAAAGATCATTGCATGATGAGCTTCCAGCTGAGGTTCAATGTACTGGAGAGAATGAGGCAGATCAGGAATCAATAGAGTTAGGAGACTCCCACCATGAATCCAAGTTAGAAAAAGGTGAGGAtgagaacaaaacatcatgccAGGGTCAGGTTATGCTTGATACACTGCCTGAGGATAAGGATATTATGGTGGGAAAAGGTGAGGAGGATGGCAAGAAAACATCAGTCCAAGACGAGGTTATGGTTGAAACGCAACCAACTGGAAAGGTTGAAGATATTGTGCTGAAGAAAGGTGATGAGGATATAAAGGAAAAATCAGTCCAAGATCAGGTTATGGTTGAAACCCAACCACCTGGGGAGAATGAAGATATTCTGGTGGGAAAAACTGAGGAGGATGAAAAGAAAGAATCAGTTCAAGGTCAGGTTATGCTTGATACGCAAGTTTCTATGGAGGATAAGGCTATTCTGGTGGAAAAAGTTGAGGAAGATGAGAAGGAGAGATCAGTTCAGAATCAGGTTATGCTTGAAACACAACCGACTGAAAAGAATGAAGAAATTCTGTCGGATAAAGAGGATGAGAAGGAAGGATCAGTCCAAGATCAGGTTATGCTTGAAACACAAACGACTGGAAAGGATGAAGACATTCTGCTAAAGAAAGGTGAGGGTGCGCATGAGAAGGAAGAATCAGTCCAAGGTCAAATTATGCTTGATACACAACCACCTGGAGAGAACAAAGATATTCCGGTCGAGAAAGGAGAAGAAGAGAAGGAAGAACCAGTTCAAGATCAGGTTATGATTGACACACAGCTGTCTGGAGAGGATGAAGGCATTTTGGTTGAGTCAGTTACAGTTTCTCCAGAGCAGaaggaagaagaggaggaagatGAAGGAGAGGCATTTGATTTTGATGAAATGGATCTGGAAGCATCATCAGAAGACCCTTTGAAACAATGTCAAGATAAACCAAATGAAGAAGTTACTCTCTTAAAAGAAAGCATGCAAGAAGACCAGATTAAAAAAGATGGTGAACCTCTGGAACCAAAAAACCAAATGGATGATGGACAAACCATTCAAAACccacaaacaacaacagaggTAGAAGCTTGTTTAACAGAGGACAGTCAAGTTGACCAGAAAGACATTGAACCTAATCAACAACAGCATGATACGTCTGAAAGTAAAGAATGTACATTTGAGGAACATAAGCAAGGATCAGAAGAACTGAGGCACAATGAAGGAGCTGATCTTACCTCAGAAATAGAGACAAAAAATGTAGAACAGGAGAAgaatagtaacattatacaagAAGACCAGGAACCAAACATATCAAGAGAGCAGGAAGTTGAAAAACCAACAGCAGGGAACGGCAAGGAAGATGATAGAAAGGAGTCTAAGAAAAGTGCCAAGAAAGGGAAAGGCAAGGGGAAAGAAGACTGTAAAATGTCTTAA